The Pseudodesulfovibrio cashew genomic sequence GGCGCGGGCGGCACTGCCCACGTTTTCCGGGAACTTGGGCCGGAACAGGACCACGGCGAGTTCGTCGAGCATTGTTTTCCTCCGAATGAAAGGGATGTCCGCTGTGCGGAAGCATGCCATGTAGCCGCAAGGCGCGGGCATGTCAAAAGGCGCGCGGCGGGGTTTGCGGCCGCGGAAGGGGTCAGTCCCCCTGCTGGGGGCGATAAAGGGCGGGCAGGTCGTCTCCGTTCAGAAGTTCTTTTTCGAACCGGGCGTAGGTCCCATCCTCGTGCATCATCCGCAACCCTTTGTTGAAGCGCTCGATGAGCTCCTTCCCGTTCGGCATTTCCCTGGAGATGATGAGGTGAAGCGCTCCCGAGTAAAGCGGCTTGGGGTCCCACTTGATCTTGGCCCGTTCCTCGGGCTTGAAGTGCATCAGGAGCAGATAGCGCCCGACGTTTTCCGAACAGGGGAAAATGTCGATGCGTCCCCTGGCGAGCTTGCGCAGGTTGGCCTCGTCCGAGGGGGCATATTCCAGACTGCCGCATTCGGCCCGGACCAAGGGCTCCAGGTCTTTCCCCTGGGCGTAGCCAAGGGTCGCGCCGATGGCCCAATGGCCGACGTCCTCGAGGGTATCCCAGTGAAAGTCGATGCCATGGCGGTAGAAGAAGATGGTGTTTTCGTTGAACACCGGATCACTGAAAAAGAAGAGTTTTTCCCGTTCGGGATTTTTGCGCCAGGCCAGCGAGCCAGTGTAGCGGCCGTGCAGGGCGCCCTCGAAGGAACGCTTCCAGGGAAGAAAGAAGTAGCTGGGGGTGATGCCGACCTTGCGGAACGCTTCCGTACAGACGCGAGGGCCAAAACCGAAATGCGGAAATTCCTCCGAAAAATAGGGCGGCCATTCGCCAATGCTCAGGCTCACCTTGTCCGCCGCCCACGTCGTTTGCGTGGTGCCGAGAAGCGCCAGACAGAGGAACAGGGTCAGCAGTTTTCTTATCATCCACAGTCTCCCGTCCTCTATCTATCAGAGCTATTGGAGAAGTCAATCCCGGCAATAGGCAGTCCCAGGCGCGGTGTTCGCAGTCTCTTTGCATGACAGCCGGTCCCAGTCTGGGCAGCGGGGAGAGCGGGAGAGGCGTGAAAAGGTGTTTGCGGAGGCCGGGACGGGCGGCGTAAAGCGCCGGAAAAACCGATTTACTGATCAGTCGGTCAAAAAAAGCAATGATATTGAAACGCTAATAAATTCAGGTAGTGGCGATAGGAGAATTGGAAAAATCCGTTGAAATGAATGGTAAAATGTGCGACAACATGCTACTGAATGGAGTAAACCTCCATTCGAGGTGGGTTTACCGTGCAGCGGATGCTGTGGGTAAATTAGTTGCGGTCCATATCAACCTTTTTGCGGTTCCTTAGGAGGAAGCATGAAACGTATTCTGATCCTGGTCTTGTCGCTCGCCGTCATCCTCGGCATGTCCGTCTCCGCGCAAGCCAAAAAACGCTACGTCTTCGGCGGTGGTCCCGCCGGTGGTACCTTCCAGACCGTGGCCAACGGCATTCAGGTCTTCGGCCCCATCAAGAACAATCCCAATTTCTCCGTCAAGGCCCAGTCCTCTGCCGGTTCCACCGAGAACCTGCGCACCACCAACGCCGGCCGCGTGGCCTTCTCCACCGTCTACGCCGGCGAGGTCTTCCTTGGCCGCAACGGCAAGCTGAAGAATGACCCCCGCAAGTACGAGAACGTGCTGGTGGTGGGCTACCTCTACGGCGCGCCCGCCCAGTTGGTCGTTCGCAAGGACTCCGGCATCACCTCCGCCAAGGACCTGGTCGGCAAGAAGGTCGGCGTGGGCAATGCCGGTTCCGGCGCCTTCGCCAACTGCGAACGCTTTTTCACCCACCTGGGTATCTGGGACAAGATCGAGCGTAACGCCATGGGTTACAACGACGCGGCCCAGGCCTTCGGCAACGAGCAGTTGGACGCCTTCTGGCTGCTGACCGCCTACCCCTCCGGCGCGGTGATCATGGCCGCCCAGACCAACGACATCGCCCTGGTCAACGTGGGCAAGGACGCCGAGGACTTCGGTTACTTCGCCGAGTATCCCTACTTCGGCAAGCTGACCATCCCCGCCGGCGTCTACCGCGGCGTGGACACGCCCACCCCCTCCTTCTTCGACTCCGCCCTGCTGGTGGCCAACGCCAAGATTCCGGCCGAGCACGTCTATGAGCTGCTCTCCGCGGTCTGGTCCGACGAGGGCCTGGCGCACATGGTCGGCCAGAAGAAGACCTTCAAGGCCATGTCCGTTGCCGACGGTCTCAAGGGTGTGAACCCCGAGGCCACTCCGCTGCACCCGGGCGCCATCAAGTTCTGGACGGAAAAGGGTATCCTCAAGTAGGCCGACTCAATCAGCAAACCATATCGGGCGGGCCGCATGGCCCGCCCGCTCCAGGCGTTGCGCGGTGGCGGTCCGCGTGCAAGGCGCACCGGTCCCTTTCCGCATGCGGACTCGTCCCCCGGTCCGGGTCCCGTTCCCAATGGCGGAACGGGTCTTTGCCCCGGCACGGGAGTGGCGAGGGTGAGCGATCTTTCTAAGCACCGTCCGACAAGGGCGGACATGAGCATGAAATGTACGACAAGTTAAATAAAATCGAGCAATTTCTTTTCGACTTCCTGTCGGTGGGCATGGTCCTGTTCTATTCCTGGTCCGCCATTTTCGAGCCTGCGGCAACGCAGTTTCACCGGGGCGTCTACGTCATCATCACCTATATTCTGATATTCCTGATCTACAAGTCCAAGGGCATCTTCCGCCTGTTGGACTACGCGCTCATGGCAGCATCTGTTGTCACGGTGGGATACTGGATCATGAACTTCGAGGCCATCAACTACCGGATGGGCATCGAGACCGAACTGGACCAGTGGATGGCCATGGTCGGCGTGCTCATCGGCGTGGAGCTGGCCCGGCGCGTGGTCGGCAATGTTTTTGTCATCATCGGCGTGGCCATGCTGCTCTTCGGCATGTACGGGGCGCACATGCCGGACCTCATCGCCCATGCGGGCGCGACCTTCCCGGAGCTGTGTACCTCCATCTTCTACCGCTCCGACGGCGTGTTCGGCATCATGGCCAACGTCCTCGCCACCTACATCATCCTGTTCGTGCTCTTCGGCGCGTTTCTGGAACGGTGCGGGGCGCAACGGTTCTTCATCGATTTCCCGCTGGCGGCAGTTGGGCATAAGGTCGGCGGCCCGGCCAAGGTTTCGGTCATCGCCTCCGGCCTGTTCGGCTCCATCTCGGGTTCGGCCATCGCCAACACCGTGTCCACCGGCACCTTCACCATCCCGATGATGAAGAAGGCAGGCTTCAAGCCCCATGTGGCGGGCGGCATCGAGCCCGCAGCCTCCATCGGCGGCATGTTCATGCCCCCGATCATGGGCGCGGGCGGGTTCATCATGGCCGAAATGACCGGCCTGCCGTACTCGCACATCATGCTGGTGGCGGTCTTCCCGGCCATCATGTACTTCTTCTCGGTCTTCGTCATGGTTCACTACGAGGCCAAGAAGAACAACGTCGTGGGCGAACGCTACAAGTACTCGGCCAAGGAAATCTTCCGCAAGGAGTGGCTCTACACGCTGCCGCTCATCGGCATCACCGTGTTCATGCTCGCGGGCTACTCCCCAGGCTATTCGGCCATTGTCGGCCTGGCCATCTGCATCGGCCTCTCCTTCAAGGACGAGGGCAACTACATCGATCCGACCCTGCTCTGCATCATGACTTTCATGGTGCTGTGTCCGTGGCTGATCAAGCTGATCGGCCATGTGGGCGGCAAGGGGGCCGCGGACGCGATTCGTCCGTTCCTGTCCGGGCGCATCCTGCTGCTCTACGGCCTTATCGCCGCCGCAGCGCTTTACGCCTACCGACGGCAGACCGTGAGCGGCATGAAGTCCGAGCTCGGCCAGTTCGTCAAGGCCGCGCGCGAGGGCACCATCAACTCGCTCAAGATCGGCGCGACCGTGGGCGTCATCGGCATCATCATCGGCGTGCTCACGTACTCCGGCCTGGTGCTGACCTTCGCCGACATCGTCATCGAACTGGCCCACGGCTCCCTGGTCGCCACCATCCTGCTCATCGCGTTGGCATCCCTGGTGCTGGGCATGGGCGTGCCGGTCACGGCCGCCTATCTGATCACCGCCGTGGTCGCGGTCCCGGCCCTCACCCACCTGGGCGTCAACGAGGTGGCCGCGCACATGATCGTCTACTGGCTCTCCCAGGATTCGAACATCACGCCGCCGGTCTGCATCGCGGCCTTTGCCGGAGCGACCATCGCCGGAGCAAACATGTGGCGGACGGCGTTCACGTCCTTCAAGTTCGCCAAGTTCCTGTACCTGGCGCCGTTCCTGTTCGCCTACATTCCGGCCTTCACCCTGGAGGCCCCGCCCATGCAGATCGCCATGTGGTTCGCCATCATCGCGGTCTGCGTCTTTACATACGCATGGTTCCTGTCCGGCATCTGGTTCGCTCCTTTGAAGCGGATGTTCGGCGGCGCGCCCGCGTAGACGTTTCAGACACAAGTGACCCAAAGGGAGCCGGTTTTCCGGCTCCCTTTTTTCATGGCCCATCGAAGCTCTAGGGAGTGGCACGCCGCGTCCAACCTCTTGAATTGATTGGGCGCTCAACCAAGCCTGTTGGTCGGCATGGGCCTGATTGGCGGAAAGCCTTGGCGTACAAGGATAAAATATGCTTGACGGAAAAGGAAATTCCCCCTTACGAACAGGGTTCCGACTATTGCGGTCCATTACTATACCATTACGGAGGCCCGAGCATGGCACTGTTCACTAAAGAAGAGGCGTTGAAGTATCATTCCGACAAGCGCAAGGGTAAGCTGGAGGTCATCTCCATCAAGCCGTGCGACAACCAGAAGCACCTGTCCATGGCCTACAGCCCGGGCGTGGCCGAGGCCTGCCGCGAAGTCGCCGCCGACCCGGAGACGGTCTACGAGTACACCAACAAGGGCAACCTCGTGGCCGTGGTCTCCAACGGCACCGCCGTGCTCGGCCTGGGCAACATCGGCCCCATGGCTGGCAAGCCGGTCATGGAGGGCAAGGGTGTCCTCTTCAAGATTTTTTCCGACATCGACGTCTACGATCTGAACATCGACGCCAAGACCCCTGACGAGGTGGTCTCCTTCTGCAAGATGCTTGAGCCCACCTTCGGCGGCATCAACCTGGAAGACATCAAGGCCCCCGAGTGCTTCGAGATCGAAACCCGCCTCAAGGCAGAGATGGGCATCCCGGTTTTCCATGACGATCAGCACGGCACGGCCATCATCTCCGCCGCGGGCATCATCAACGCCCTGGAGATCTCCGGCAAGAAGATCGAGGACATAAAGATCGTTGTCTCCGGCGCGGGCGCGGCGGCCATCGCCTGCTCCAACCTCTACGTGCACATGGGCGTGAAGAAGGAGAACATCTACATGTTCGACTCTCGCGGCCTGATCCACGCCGGTCGCGAAGGCCTCAACGAGTTCAAGCAGAAATACGCCCAGGCCGAGGACGCCGGTTCCCTGGCCGACTGCATGGTTGGCGCGGACATGTTCCTGGGTCTGTCCGTCAAGGACGCCATCAATCAGGACATGGTCAAGACCATGGCCGAGAACGCCATCATCTTCGCCTGCGCCAACCCCGACCCCGAGATCCCGTACCCGGACGTCAAGGAAGTTCGCCCGGACATCATCATGGGCACGGGCCGTTCCGACTTCCCCAACCAGGTCAACAACGTGCTCGGCTTCCCCTTCATCTTCCGCGGCGCCCTGGACTGCCGCGCCACGGCCATCAACGAGGAAATGAAGATCGCTGCGGCCGAGGCCCTGGCCAAGCTGGCCAAGGAGCCGGTGGCTCAGGACATCTGCGACGCCTACGGCGTGGACAAGCTCGACTACGGCATCGACTACATCATCCCCAAGCCCCTGGATCCGCGCGTCCTGACCTGGCTGGCCCCGGCTGTCGCCAAGGCCGCCATGGACACCGGCGTGGCCAAGGTCCAGCTCGACCTCGACCAGTACGCCAAGGACCTGGAAGCGCGCATGGCCGCCTCCAAGGCCCGCACCAAGGGCGTGGTCGACTCCTTCGGCTTCGACATCTAGAGCCGTACATAGAATGACATAACAAGGCCCCGCTCCGAACTCGGAGTGGGGCCTTTTTGAGTGGCGACATAGTTGATTTCCTGAACGACAAAAAGAATCAGAATGCCTAATCTCGCACCGTCGGTGCGAAAAAGGGGATGCAAGGGCGCTAGTCCTTGCCCGCCGGAGGCGGCAAATCTGCAGGACAGCGGGTTTTGACGTTGCGGCCTCCGCAACGCCCTGAAAGGGTGAGCCTCAGGACGAGGCGAATCAGATCACCTGGCAATCGCCGTCGAAAGGCGGTTCAACTTCCGTTTTTCCCGCCTCAAGCCCGCCGTTGCGCCTCGGCCCATTGTCCTCTATGCTTCCGAAAAAACCATCGCAGGAATATCATGAAACGCATCCTTACCCTTGTCGCCGTCCTGGCCATGCTCATGCTGGCCCAGGGCTGCAAGTCCTCTCCCGCAGAGCTTTTGGACCTGTCCACCGGGCCGGAATACGTGGGAGACTATCTTGAAGTTTCGGACGTGCTGCGCATCGGCCACGCCCTGGACACGGCAGAGACCCGCCAGCCGGTCCAGTGGGAGAACCCGGCCACGGGCTACCAGTGCTCCATGATGGTCTTCAATTCCGATGCGGCCATGGGCACGGCCACGCGCACTTTCACGGTGCTGACCATCGCCCCGGACGGTAATGCCGAGGTCCTCAACCTCTCGGGCAAGTCCTCGACCAGGAACGTCTGGAACATCGTAGCCCTGAAGCCCGCCTCGCCCGTGGGCAAGGCCAGCCGCATGACCCTGGCCGCCTCGCCAGTGCCCGAAGCCTCCCTGACCGGCAAGATCTTCAACGGTTTCATGGTGCAGGAGTAAGGCGGCGTGGACGATCCCCGGCGCGACGCCATCCGGCAATTGGCCGAACAGAACGGCCTGGACCCCGCCGAACTGGAGGCCGCGCTTCTTTCGGGTGACATTCCCGAGCCGCTCCTGCGGGCCATGGAGGCCGTGCTCGGCGACATCGAGCTCTTTGCCGAAGCCGTGACGAAAGCGGACCGATAGCCCTTTGCGCCGGGCTCGCCGGGCGGTGCGATCAGACAGTATCCTTGTTTACGATTTCGCACCCCAGTTCGGGCACGGAGAGGTTGTTGCAGATGTGCGCGCCCAGGCCCGCTCCCGCCTCGCTGAACACGTTGAGCGAAGTGTCCACGCCTGCCTCCCGCAGAATTTCGATCTCGTCGTCGTATTGGGCCACGGCCGCCAGCTTGCCCGTGAACCCCATTTCCTGCGTTTTTTCCGCCACGTACAGCTGCGCTTCCAGGCTGGGGACAGCCAGGACGATCAGTTTTACCTCGCTGTCGCGCTCGGGCAGCTTGCGCCAGAAGTCCGGGTTGGTCACGTCGGCCAGGGCCGCCTGGCGTCCCGCCTCCAGGTGGCGGTCCACGGTCTCGGCGTTGAAGTCGAGGCCCAGGGCCACGGGGCCGAATTTGTTTGTGAAGTAGTCATAGGCCCCGGTGCCGATCCGGCCCATGCCCATGATGACAATGCGCCACCTTCCGGCCTCGAAGGGCTCCTCGTCAGGGTGACGTTCGACCGTCTCCAGCCGCTTGAGCGCGTCGCCAGTCCTGTCAAAGAGCGCGTCGCCCTGGCGGTTGAAGGGCGCGGCCAGGATAAAGGACAGGGACAGGGCCACGGCCAGCACCAGGAGCCACTCCCTGGGGAGCCAGCCCGAGGCCACGGCCAGGCCGCCGACGATCAGGCCGAACTCCGAGTAGTTCGCCAGGTTGAGGGCGGTGATGAACGCGGTCCGCGCCCGCAGCCGGAAGCGTGTGAAGAGCAGCAGGAAGAGCCCGGCCTTGAGCGGCAGGACGGCCACCAGGAGCAGGGCCGCCCAGAGGATGTCCAGGGACGGCAGGCCGGACAGGCCTATGTTCAGGAAGAATCCTACCAGCAGGACGTCCTTGATGTTCAGCAGGGAGTCGGCCAGGTCTCTCGCCTGGTCGTGTCCGGCCAGGAGCATGCCCATGATGAGCGCGCCCAGGTCGGCCTTGAGTCCCACCAGGTCGAAACCGTAGGCCCCGGCCACCATGGCCAGGAAGAATCCGAACAGGACCTGGAGCTCGCCGTGCCCTATGCGGTCCAGCATGCGCAGGAAAATGAGCCTGGCCAGGGGCAGCCCCGCGAGCATGGCCAGGGCCCAGACCGAGGGGACTTTGCCCGTGGAAAATGCCAGAAAAAGGACGGCGGCGATGTCCTGCACGATGAGCACGCCGATGGCCGTTCGTCCGTTCAGGGACCCGGCCCTGCCGCTTTCCTCAAGTATCTTCACCGCGAAGACGGTGGAGGAAAAGCTCAGGGTGAAGGCGAGCAGCAGGGCGGTGGTGGGCGTGAGGTCTGCGAACAGCCCGAGTCCTGCGGCGGCCAGTCCGGCCAGCCCCAGGGTGAAGACGCTCACGGTTATGAGCATGTGCAGGCTGGCCCCGGCCCAGACCTCCGGTTTGAACAGGGTCTTGAGCTTCAGCTTGAGGCCGATGGAAAAAAGCAGGACTGTGACACCGACGTCCGCGACCTCCCGCATCACCGGCCCGGAGGTGTAGCCCTGGGCGGAGAGGGCGAACCCGGCGGCAAGGTAGCCCACCAGCGGCGGCAGACCGATTCGGTTTGCCAGGTAGCCGAGCCCGAAGGCGAGGAAGATGATCAGTGGGTCCATGGCTATTCCCCGTTTTCTTCCCGGGTCCGCACCACGCCCCGGGTGATAATGCCGACCATGAGCGCGAACATGATGTAGCTGGTCAGGCTCTGGAAGATGAGCAGGAGCTTGGCGTCCCAGGTCCTGGGCACCAGGTCGCCGTATCCGAGGGTGGTCATGCTCACCACCGTGAAGTAGAGGGCGTTGAGAAATATTTCGCCGCTGTTGGTCAGGAAGCCGAAGGGGGCCTCCATGCCGAGCAGCAGGTGGATGACCTCCAGGGTGGCGTTGACCAGGGTGAAGCCGGCCAGCATGGTCAGGTAGATGCGCAGCAGCTCGATGACCTCCTCCCAGGTGGCCGAGTTGCCCGGCCTGAGCAGCACCACGATCGTGTGGGTGAAGGCGCGCAGGTGCCAGGCCAGGATGGAGAGCACGCCCAGGGTCAGGGGAATGAGACCTTCCCTGTGCAATCCGAGCAGGACCATGACGATGCCGCAGAGGAAGCCGGTAGCCATGCCGTAGCTGATTTTTCTTGATGACGCAGGCTTGCGGGACACCGCGCCAACCCGCCGGAGGTGGCGGTTGTAGAGACCGTGGAAGCCCAGGACGGCGACGCCCACCAGCAGGCCGTTGGCCAGGGCGAACAGGAAATCAGCGGTTACGAACCGATCGTCCGTCAGCGCGGCCGCCACATCGTGCGGAAAGAGGGCGTTGCCCAGATAGAGCAGGGCGACCCCGGCGAAGAAGCAGGGGACGAAGTGCGTGTAGAGCACGTTTTTGAATGTCGTCTTATCGGATGGCATGGCTGTTCTCCCAACAATACGGGATATTGGCACAGAAGCGGGGTGGGGTGCAACGAAAAGCGGACGTCCGGGACGGATACTTGTGGACTTGCTCCTGAGGCGATCTTTTTGTCGGTTTTTTTAGAGTTTTTCTAGAGAGATGGCGTGGGGTCGATTCGGCTCCGGGCAGGGCCTCCGCCCTTGACTATATTGTGAATCTGGCTTAACAAACCTCCTCTTTGCCCGCGCTGGACGGTTTAATTGCGCTTGGAGACCGATAGATTTTAGGGAGATAGGACACTTGTTCGAAAGCCTGCAAGATAGACTCGGAAACGCCTTTCAAAAATTCAAGGGCCAGAAGCAACTCACCGAAGACAATGTCAAGGAAGGGTTGCGTGAGGTCCGTTTGGCGTTGCTCGAGGCGGACGTCAACTTCAAGGTCGTCAAACAGTTCGTCGACCAGGTGAAGGAGCGGGCTCTCGGGGAAGAGGTCATGAAGGGCCTGGACCCGAGCCAGCAGATCGTCAAGGTCGTCAACGACGAACTGGTCGAGCTCCTCGGCGGCGAGCAGCAGGGCGTGGACGTCAAGGCCAGGCCGCTCAAGCTGATGATGGTCGGCCTTCAGG encodes the following:
- a CDS encoding substrate-binding periplasmic protein, with the protein product MIRKLLTLFLCLALLGTTQTTWAADKVSLSIGEWPPYFSEEFPHFGFGPRVCTEAFRKVGITPSYFFLPWKRSFEGALHGRYTGSLAWRKNPEREKLFFFSDPVFNENTIFFYRHGIDFHWDTLEDVGHWAIGATLGYAQGKDLEPLVRAECGSLEYAPSDEANLRKLARGRIDIFPCSENVGRYLLLMHFKPEERAKIKWDPKPLYSGALHLIISREMPNGKELIERFNKGLRMMHEDGTYARFEKELLNGDDLPALYRPQQGD
- a CDS encoding TAXI family TRAP transporter solute-binding subunit encodes the protein MKRILILVLSLAVILGMSVSAQAKKRYVFGGGPAGGTFQTVANGIQVFGPIKNNPNFSVKAQSSAGSTENLRTTNAGRVAFSTVYAGEVFLGRNGKLKNDPRKYENVLVVGYLYGAPAQLVVRKDSGITSAKDLVGKKVGVGNAGSGAFANCERFFTHLGIWDKIERNAMGYNDAAQAFGNEQLDAFWLLTAYPSGAVIMAAQTNDIALVNVGKDAEDFGYFAEYPYFGKLTIPAGVYRGVDTPTPSFFDSALLVANAKIPAEHVYELLSAVWSDEGLAHMVGQKKTFKAMSVADGLKGVNPEATPLHPGAIKFWTEKGILK
- a CDS encoding TRAP transporter permease, which translates into the protein MYDKLNKIEQFLFDFLSVGMVLFYSWSAIFEPAATQFHRGVYVIITYILIFLIYKSKGIFRLLDYALMAASVVTVGYWIMNFEAINYRMGIETELDQWMAMVGVLIGVELARRVVGNVFVIIGVAMLLFGMYGAHMPDLIAHAGATFPELCTSIFYRSDGVFGIMANVLATYIILFVLFGAFLERCGAQRFFIDFPLAAVGHKVGGPAKVSVIASGLFGSISGSAIANTVSTGTFTIPMMKKAGFKPHVAGGIEPAASIGGMFMPPIMGAGGFIMAEMTGLPYSHIMLVAVFPAIMYFFSVFVMVHYEAKKNNVVGERYKYSAKEIFRKEWLYTLPLIGITVFMLAGYSPGYSAIVGLAICIGLSFKDEGNYIDPTLLCIMTFMVLCPWLIKLIGHVGGKGAADAIRPFLSGRILLLYGLIAAAALYAYRRQTVSGMKSELGQFVKAAREGTINSLKIGATVGVIGIIIGVLTYSGLVLTFADIVIELAHGSLVATILLIALASLVLGMGVPVTAAYLITAVVAVPALTHLGVNEVAAHMIVYWLSQDSNITPPVCIAAFAGATIAGANMWRTAFTSFKFAKFLYLAPFLFAYIPAFTLEAPPMQIAMWFAIIAVCVFTYAWFLSGIWFAPLKRMFGGAPA
- a CDS encoding malic enzyme-like NAD(P)-binding protein, coding for MALFTKEEALKYHSDKRKGKLEVISIKPCDNQKHLSMAYSPGVAEACREVAADPETVYEYTNKGNLVAVVSNGTAVLGLGNIGPMAGKPVMEGKGVLFKIFSDIDVYDLNIDAKTPDEVVSFCKMLEPTFGGINLEDIKAPECFEIETRLKAEMGIPVFHDDQHGTAIISAAGIINALEISGKKIEDIKIVVSGAGAAAIACSNLYVHMGVKKENIYMFDSRGLIHAGREGLNEFKQKYAQAEDAGSLADCMVGADMFLGLSVKDAINQDMVKTMAENAIIFACANPDPEIPYPDVKEVRPDIIMGTGRSDFPNQVNNVLGFPFIFRGALDCRATAINEEMKIAAAEALAKLAKEPVAQDICDAYGVDKLDYGIDYIIPKPLDPRVLTWLAPAVAKAAMDTGVAKVQLDLDQYAKDLEARMAASKARTKGVVDSFGFDI
- a CDS encoding cation:proton antiporter, which encodes MDPLIIFLAFGLGYLANRIGLPPLVGYLAAGFALSAQGYTSGPVMREVADVGVTVLLFSIGLKLKLKTLFKPEVWAGASLHMLITVSVFTLGLAGLAAAGLGLFADLTPTTALLLAFTLSFSSTVFAVKILEESGRAGSLNGRTAIGVLIVQDIAAVLFLAFSTGKVPSVWALAMLAGLPLARLIFLRMLDRIGHGELQVLFGFFLAMVAGAYGFDLVGLKADLGALIMGMLLAGHDQARDLADSLLNIKDVLLVGFFLNIGLSGLPSLDILWAALLLVAVLPLKAGLFLLLFTRFRLRARTAFITALNLANYSEFGLIVGGLAVASGWLPREWLLVLAVALSLSFILAAPFNRQGDALFDRTGDALKRLETVERHPDEEPFEAGRWRIVIMGMGRIGTGAYDYFTNKFGPVALGLDFNAETVDRHLEAGRQAALADVTNPDFWRKLPERDSEVKLIVLAVPSLEAQLYVAEKTQEMGFTGKLAAVAQYDDEIEILREAGVDTSLNVFSEAGAGLGAHICNNLSVPELGCEIVNKDTV
- a CDS encoding potassium channel family protein, whose protein sequence is MPSDKTTFKNVLYTHFVPCFFAGVALLYLGNALFPHDVAAALTDDRFVTADFLFALANGLLVGVAVLGFHGLYNRHLRRVGAVSRKPASSRKISYGMATGFLCGIVMVLLGLHREGLIPLTLGVLSILAWHLRAFTHTIVVLLRPGNSATWEEVIELLRIYLTMLAGFTLVNATLEVIHLLLGMEAPFGFLTNSGEIFLNALYFTVVSMTTLGYGDLVPRTWDAKLLLIFQSLTSYIMFALMVGIITRGVVRTREENGE